CGTCGGCTCGAGGCGGACCACGTGGAGGCCGGTGGGCAGCGAAACGGCCTGGTCCCGCCCCGGCTCGGGGCGAGCGGTCTCGGGGGCCTCGAGCCGCCTCGCCAAAGAGGCGACCTGCGCCTCCAGCGCCCGGACCTTGCGGCGATCCTGCTCGCGCTCGGCGCGCATCCGGCCGAGCTCGTCGCGCACGAACCGCAGCTCCTCGTCCGCGGGCGTAGCCGGCGCGTGTGCGCAGCCGGTGGAGCCGGCGACGGCGAGCGCGGCCAGGGCGGGCAGGAGCGGTCTCAAACGGCGGAAGTCCCCGGAAAATGGCGCGATGCTAGGAGCGGGTTCCGGCCCTGTCAAGAAAGGCGGCGGCGCCTCCCTTGGCCGTGGCAGGCCGGGCTCCGCGCCGAGTTCTACCCCGAGAAGACGAAGGAGAGGTGGCGGCCGGTGCGGCCGGCGTCACGCCGGTGGCTGAAGAACCGCGAGTCGTCGCAGGAGGTGCACCCTCCGACCTGCTCGATCGAGGCCTCGGGGATCCCCGCAGCTCGGAGCTGGAGGCGGTTGATCAGGATCAAGTCGAGCCGCCTGCCCTCCACCACCTCCGGTCCCGCCAGACGCACGAAGCGGTCTGCAAGCTCCGACGAGACCTCGTAGCAGCAGGGGCCGATCGCCGGGCCGATCGCCGCGATCAGTTCGGAGGGAGCGCTCCCCAGCTCCGCGAGGGCCCGGACCGCCTCGGCGGCGATTCCGGCCTCGGTGCCCCGCCAACCCGCGTGGACGGCAGCCACGCGACCGGTTCGGGGATCGGCGAGGAGGATCGGGACGCAGTCCGCCGTGCGGATCGCGACCGCCAGCCCCGGCGCCGCCGCGAGGATCGCGTCGGCCTCCTCGCCCGGCGGAATCGGCGCGTCGGCGCCGAGGACGAGCACGCGGCTGCCGTGGACCTGGACCGCGGAGCGGAAGGCGCCGCGCTCGAAGCCCGCCGCCCGGGCGAGCCGCCGGTGGTTCTCCTCGACTGCGCCGGGATCGTCCCCGACGGATCCGCCGAGGTTGAGCGACGCGAGCGGGCCGGTCGACACGCCGCCGCCGCGGGTCGAGAAGCCGTGGGCGATGCCAGCCGCCGCGAAGCGCTCGCTCCGGAGGATCTCGAGCTCGTCTGGAGTCGTCATCTCATTTCTCGTCGCAAGCCGTCGGAGCCAACAGGCAACGAGCGAGGACGCACTTTCCCTCGATCGGATCGCAGCGCAGATCCTTCTTGCAGTCGTCGTCGGAGCGGCAGACCTTCGGCACGCATTCGCCGTTGTCGGGGTCGAGCTCGAAGCCCTCGTCGCAGGGGGGCTTCGGCTTCCGCCTCTCCCCTCCCTCGAGGAGCACCTCGCCGCACGCTCCCGAGACGAGCACGCAGAGCAAGAGGGAGATGCACAGTCGCGCGACGGCGACGACGCGTCCCGCCCCCAAGGCCATCAATCCTCCGCCCTCTCGAAGACGAGGTCGATGTCGTCGATGGCCGCGGCGGCGCTCGATTTCTCACCCGTGGCCGGTGCAGCGGCACGGGCGCCGGAGCCGTCCGCGCGCGAGATCTTCGCGCGCACCCGGGCGAGCTCCAGCTCGGCCACCTTCAGCGCCTTGGTCTTCTCCTGGAGCGCGGCCTGGAGCCGGTTCACCTCGAGGCCCCGCTGGTGCTCACGACGCTCGAGCTCGGCCTTCTGGCGCGCCACGACCTCCTGCATCTCCCGCGAGGTGCGCAGCTCGACATCCTTCCGCTCGCGAAGGGCGGCGGTGAGCCGCGTGGAGAGGTCGGCGGCCTTGCCGTCGGCGTCGGCGATCCTCTTCTGCTGCTCGCGATCGCCCTGGGCACGCGACGCGACCAGGGACTCCATCGCGTTCTCGAGCTCCTCCGCGCGCTTCGCCCTGCCACGGGCCTGCTCGGTGAGCTCCTGGATCGACCTCTCCTTCTCCTCGACGCCCCGCTTCGCCTGGGCCTCGGCGGCCGCGAGCTGGGCCTCGACCTGCCTCGCCGCACGCCGAAGCTCCTCTTCCCGGCGGCGCGCCCCCTCCCTCTCGTTCGAGAGCTGGGCCAGGAGATCCTCGAGGCGCGCCTCGCGCTCCGCGAGGGCCGCCTTGGAATCGCGCTCCACCTCCAGGCGCAGCGCCTCCGCCTCCTCCACCCGCTCGGCGAGGCCGGCGGCGGCGCTCCGGTAACCGTCCAGCTCGCGCTGGATCGCGGCG
The Vulgatibacter incomptus DNA segment above includes these coding regions:
- the pgeF gene encoding peptidoglycan editing factor PgeF, with the protein product MTTPDELEILRSERFAAAGIAHGFSTRGGGVSTGPLASLNLGGSVGDDPGAVEENHRRLARAAGFERGAFRSAVQVHGSRVLVLGADAPIPPGEEADAILAAAPGLAVAIRTADCVPILLADPRTGRVAAVHAGWRGTEAGIAAEAVRALAELGSAPSELIAAIGPAIGPCCYEVSSELADRFVRLAGPEVVEGRRLDLILINRLQLRAAGIPEASIEQVGGCTSCDDSRFFSHRRDAGRTGRHLSFVFSG